The Streptomyces cathayae DNA segment CTCGCGCGGGCAGGAAGGGTTCACGGGGGGTGGCGATGAACGGGACGGCGGGAACCATCGGTTCCAGGGAGACTCTGGTCGAGGCGCTGCGGGCCGACCGGCGGGTCAAGTACCTGTACTTCTGGGGGCACCGGCCGCTGCCCGACGGCCGGATCGGGGCGAGCTGCCTGAGCCAGTGGTGGCCGTCGCCGTTCACGGTGGACGGGGCGCGGTACGCGACCGCCGAGCACTGGATGATGGCGGCCAAGGCCCGGCTGTTCGCGGACCCGGAGGCCGAGCGGCGGGTGCTGGCCGCGGGCCATCCCGCTCAGGCGAAGGAGGCGGGGCGGCTGGTGCGGGGCTTCGACGAGGAGACATGGCGACGGGAGCGGTTCCGTGTCGTCGTCGAGGGCAGCGTGCACAAGTTCGCGGCCCACGCCGACCTGCGCGCCTTTCTGCTGGGCACAGGCGAGAGGGTGCTGGTCGAGGCGAGTCCGGTGGACCGGGTGTGGGGCATCGGGCTCGCGGCCACCGACGAGCGGGCGACGGACCCCGAGCAGTGGCGCGGCCCGAACCTCCTGGGCTTCGCCCTGATGCGGGCCCGCACCCGCCTCCGGGAGGGGTCCGGGCCGGGGCTCCGAAGCGGTGTCCGGGGTCAGTAGGAGGACGTGAACAGGACGAGCGCGCCGAAGCCGGTACCCAGGAGGATGCCGACCGCGCCGCAGATGAGGCCGGCCAGGGCGTGTCCCGGGTTCGTGGCCTCGCCTCGGGACGCCTTGCCCCGGCCCAGCGCGCTGAAGATCACGGCCATGACGCCGAGCCCGATGGCCAGCGGCCAGAAGCAGAAGAGCACGGCCGAGATGATGCCGAGCACGAGTCCGGTGATGCCCATGCCGTTGCTCGGCAGGGGCGCCATGCCGGTCCAGCCGTGGTAGCCCGGGTCGGGGGCGCCGTAACCGGGGGTGCCGTAACCGGATGGCTGCGGGGCCGGGTGGCCGTAGCCGCTCTGGGGGCCGCCCGGGTAGCCGTACGGAACCTGGCCGGGGCCGTCGGGGGCGATGGGCGGCGGCGGGAGCGGGTCGGCGGCCGGGGGCGCGAAGGGGTTGGGGACCGCCGCGCCGGGGCCGACGGGCGGTACCGGCGCCTGGGGGGTGCCGGGGCCGGCCCAGGGCCGGGCGGGCGGCACCGGGGTGGCGGTGGGGTCGCCCTGCGCGGGGAAGGACGTCATCGTCTGCTGCTCGTGCACGGAGGAGGCGCCGGGGGGCGAGCCGGCGGCCGGCGCACCGGCCGGGCCCGCTCCGGAGACGGGCGGGTCGAACTCCGGGAGCGCCCACGGGTCGACGGCTCCGGTGGAGTCCGGCGGGCCGGGTGCGACCTGTCCGCCCAGGTCGATCTGCGTCATCGGGGGCGCCACGTCCCGCGGCGGGGCCTGGGGCGGCTGCGCCCGAGCGGCCCCGCTGTCGGCCGGTGCCGCCCACACGTCGTCATGGTCGTGCGGGTTGTGGGGCGGTGTGCCGCCCGCCGTGCTCCCCGGCGCCTCCGGCACCTGCGCGTCGTCGGACATGCGCTGGACCCCCTCCGTCGAACGTCCCGCCATGTTACGACCCCGGCGCCCCGTCGGACGCATCCGTCCTACGATGATCCCCGATCCACCGATCAGCCGATCACCCGCGTTCCGCCGCACACCGGCCGAGGACGCCGCTTGGGGGAGGAACCATGACCGACCACCTCGTCACGGCCACCGCAGCACCGGGCCGTGATCCGCGTGCCTTCATCGCCGGACTGCCCAAGGCCGAACTGCACGTGCACCACGTCGGCTCCGCCTCCCCCCGCATCGTCTCGGAGCTGGCCGCCCGCCACCCCGACTCCAGGGTCCCCTCCGACCCCGAGGCGCTCGCCGACTACTTCACCTTCACGGACTTCGCGCACTTCATCGACGTGTACCTGTCCGTCGTCGATCTGGTCCGCACGCCCGAGGACGTCCGGCTGCTCACCTTCGAGGTGGCCCGCGAACTGGCCCGGCAGCAGGTGCGGTACGCCGAGCTGACCATCACCCCGTTCTCGTCGACCCGCCGCGGGATCGACGAGCGTGCCTTCATGGACGCGATCGAGGACGCCCGCAAGGCGGCCGAGTCCGAGTTCGGGACGGTGCTGCGCTGGTGCTTCGACATCCCCGGCGAGGCGGGTCTGGAGTCCGCCGAGGAGACGGTGCGGCTCGCCACCGACGACCGGCTGCGCCCGGAGGGCCTGGTCTCCTTCGGCCTGGGCGGTCCCGAGATCGGGGTGCCCCGGCCGCAGTTCAAACCGTACTTCGACCGTGCCATCGCCGCGGGCCTGCGCTCGGTGCCGCACGCCGGTGAGACCACCGGTCCGGAAACGGTGTGGCACGCCCTGCGCGACCTGCGCGCCGAGCGGATCGGGCACGGCACCAGCGCCGCCCGGGACCCCGAGCTGCTCGCGCATCTCGCCGAGCGGCGCATCGCGCTGGAGGTGTGCCCCACCTCCAACATCGCCACCCGCGCGGTCACCACCCTCGACGAGCACCCCATCAAGGAGTTCGTCCGGGCCGGGGTCCTGGTGACCGTCAACTCCGACGACCCGCCGATGTTCGGCACCGACCTCAACCACGAGTACCTGATCGCCGCGCGACTGCTGGACCTCGACGAACGGGGCCTGGCCGAGCTGGCGAAGAACGCGGTGGAGGCGTCCTTCCTGGACCGGCCCGCGAAGGCCCGGCTGGCCACCGAGATCGATGCCTACACCACGTCCTGGCTCGCCCGCTGACCGCCCGGCGAACCGGCCACCCCGTGACGAACCGACTGTACGAAGGGCCGCCATGCACCACGTGACCGCCGTGGCCCACCGCGGCGACCCCTACCGCGTCCGCGAGAACACGCTCGCCTCGCTGCGTTCCGCGCTGCACCGGGGCGCGGACGCGGTCGAGTTCGACGTACGCCTCACCCGGGACGGCGTGCCGGTCCTGCTGCACGACGAGACGCTGAAGCGGCTCTGGGAGCACGACCGCCCGCTGCGGTCGCTGTCCTGGGAGGAGGTGCGCGGCCTGACCGACGGCGGCGTGCCGCCCCTGTCGGACGCGCTGTCGGCGACCGAGGGCAGCAGGGCCCTGCTGGACCTGCCGGGCGCCCCGCACCCGCGGGCGGTGCGCCGGATCGTGGACGTCGTACGGGAGCACGGGGCCCGGGACCGCGTGTACTACTGCGCGGGCGCCGCCACCATGCTCGCCGTGCGCGCGGCGGACCCGTCCGCCGAGATCGCCCTCACCCTCACGACGCTGGCCCCGCCGCGCGCCGGCCTCCTGGAGGCGATCCGCCCGCGCTGGCTGAACTACCGCTTCAGCCTGGTCGACCGGGCCCTGGCCGACCGCGTCCACCGCGACGGCTACCTGCTGTCCGTGTGGACCCCGGACACCCGCCGCTCCATGCGCCGCCTGCTGGCGCTGGGCACCGACTCCATCACGACCAACCGCATCGACATCCTGCACACCCTGCGCGCCGGGCCACCCACGGCCATGAACACCCAGCCGTGACAGTTCCCGCGCCCCTGAAAGGGGCGCGGGGAAGTGCCGATATGCGACTCCGTCGCGTGGTCGCGACCAGCCACGAACGACCCGCAGCCTCCGTCCGACGGAACCCGAACGGTGCCCAGGAGCCATTTCCTTCGGCTCCCCCAGCGGAGCGCTAAGCGTCCAGCGACGTCATCACGTGCTTGATCCGCGTGTAGTCCTCGAAGCCGTACCCCGACAGGTCCTTGCCGTAGCCCGACTTCTTGAAGCCGCCGTGCGGCATCTCCGCGACCAGCGGGATGTGGGTGTTGATCCACACGCAGCCGAAGTCGAGCTTCTTGGACATGCGCATCGCGCGGGAGTGGTCCTTGGTCCACACCGAGGAGGCCAGCGCGTACTCGACGCCGTTGGCGTACTCGACGGCCTGGTCCTCGTCGGCGAAGGTCTGGACGGTGATGACCGGGCCGAAGACCTCCTTCTGGATGATCTCGTCGTCCTGTTTCAGGCCCGAGACGACGGTCGGCGCGTAGAAGAAGCCCTGGTCGCCGACGCGCTTGCCGCCGGCTTCCACCCGTGCGTGTGCGGGCAGCCGCTCGATGAAGCCCTCGACCTGCTTGAGCTGGTGGGGGTTGTTGAGCGGGCCGAACAGCACGTCCTCGTCGTCCGGCAGGCCGGTCTTGGTGTCGGCGGCGGCCTGGGCGAGCGCGGAGACGAACTCGTCGTGGATCGACTCGTGGACGAGGACGCGGGTGGCGGCCGTGCAGTCCTGGCCGGCGTTGAAGAAGCCCGCGACGGAGATGTCCTCGACGGCCTTGGCGATGTCGGTGTCCTCGAAGACCACCACCGGAGCCTTGCCGCCCAACTCCAGGTGGACGCGCTTGAGGTCCTTGGACGCGGCCTCGGCGACCTGCATGCCGGCGCGCACCGAACCGGTGATGGACGCCATCGCCGGGGTCTCGTGCTCGACCATCATGCGGCCGGTGTCGCGGTCGCCGCAGATGACGTTGAAGACGCCCCTGGGCAGGACCGAGCCGAGGATCTCGGCGAGCAGGACGGTGGAGGCCGGCGTGGTGTCGGACGGCTTCAGGACGACCGTGTTGCCCGCCGCGATCGCCGGGGCGAACTTCCACACGGCCATCATCATCGGGTAGTTCCAGGGGGCGACCTGGGCGCAGACGCCGACCGGTTCGCGGCGCACGATGGAGGTCAGGCCCTCCATGTACTCACCGGCCGAGCGCCCCTCCAGCATCCGCGCCGCACCCGCGAAGAAGCGGATCTGGTCGACCATCGGCGGGATCTCCTCGGTGCGGGTCAGCCCGATGGGCTTGCCCGTGTTCTCCACCTCGGCCGCGATCAGTTCCTCGGCGCGCTCCTCGAAGGCGTCCGCGACCTTCAGCAGGGCCTTCTGCCGCTCGGCCGGCGTGGTGTCGCGCCAGCCGGGGAAGGCCTCGGCGGCGGCCGCCATCGCGGCGTCCACATCCGCCTGTCCGGACAGCGGCGCGGTCGCGTACGCCTCACCGGTCACGGGGTTGACCACCTCGGTGGTCCGTCCGTCGGCGGCGTCGCGGAACTCACCGCCGATGTAGTTGCGCAGACGACGCAGCTCGGTACTCACTGCAGGCCCTCCTGGTGTTCCTCGCGGGTGTCCGAGGTGTCCAACCTCTGAGACACCCACCCTAGACGGGCCGCTGCTGTTTTCAACACCCCCACCCGCCTCATGCCTGCGAAATCCGCAGACTGAAACCTTCGATACAACGAATTTCATCGAATACGCCTTGCTAAACAGTCGAGACGTCGTGCACAGTGACCGTGTGGCCAGTCGAAGCGCAGAACCGAGGGACTCCCGCGAGTCCAAGCACGGCGGCGGTCCCCACCTGGACGCCGTCTCCCTCGCCATCATCGAGCAGCTCCAGGAGGACGGCCGCCGGCCCTACGCCGCGATCGGCAAGGCCGTCGGCTTGTCTGAGGCGGCCGTGCGCCAGCGCGTCCAGAAACTGCTCGACCAGGGTGTGATGCAGATCGTCGCCGTCACGGACCCGCTCACCGTGGGCTTCCGCCGGCAGGCGATGGTCGGCGTCAACGTCGAGGGGGACGTGGAGTCCGTCGCCGACGCGCTGAGCGCCATGGACGAGTGCGAGTACGTGGTGATGACCGCGGGCTCCTTCGACCTCATGGTCGAGATCGTCTGCGAGGACGACGACCACCTTCTGGAAGTCATCAACCGACGCATCAGGGCCGTGCCCGGGGTGCGCTCCACCGAGAGTTTCGTCTACCTCAAGCTCAAGAAGCAGACCTACATGTGGGGAACCCGATGATCGTGAGCACCGACAGCTCCAAGGAACCCAGCGACCTCAGCAGGTCCGCGTACGACCACCTGTGGATGCACTTCACCCGCATGTCCTCGTACGAGAACTCCCCCGTCCCCACCATCGTCCGCGGCGAGGGCACCCACATCTACGACGACAAGGGCAAGCGGTACCTCGACGGTCTCGCCGGCCTGTTCGTGGTCCAGGCGGGACACGGCCGCGTCGAACTCGCCGAGGCCGCCTTCAAGCAGGCACAGGAACTGTCCTTCTTCCCCGTCTGGTCCTACGCCCACCCCAAGGCCGTGGAGCTGGCCGAGCGGCTCGCCGACGAGGCCCCGGGCGACCTGAACAAGGTCTTCTTCACCACGGGCGGCGGTGAGGCGGTGGAGACCGCCTGGAAGCTCGCCAAGCAGTACTTCAAGCTGATCGGCAAGCCGACCAAGTACAAGGTCATCTCCCGCGCGGTGGCCTACCACGGCACCCCGCAGGGCGCCCTGTCGATCACCGGACTGCCGGCTCTGAAGGCCCCGTTCGAGCCGCTGGTGCCGGGCGCGCACAAGGTGCCGAACACCAACATCTACCGGGCGCCGATCCACGGCGACGACCCGGAGGCGTTCGGCCGCTGGGCCGCCGACCAGATCGAGCAGCAGATCCTCTTCGAGGGCCCGGACACGGTCGCCGCGGTCTTCCTGGAGCCGGTGCAGAACGCGGGCGGCTGCTTCCCGCCGCCGCCCGGCTACTTCCAGCGGGTCCGGGAGATCTGCGACCAGTACGACGTGCTCCTCGTCTCCGACGAGGTCATCTGCGCCTTCGGCCGTCTGGGCACGACGTTCGCCTGCGACAAGTTCGGCTACGTCCCGGACATGATCACCTGTGCCAAGGGCATGACCTCGGGCTACTCGCCCATCGGCGCGTGCATCGTCTCGGACCGCCTCGCCGAACCGTTCTACCGGGGCGACAACGTCTTCCTGCACGGCTACACCTTCGGCGGCCACCCCGTCTCGGCCGCGGTGGCCGTGGCCAACCTCGACCTGTTCGCGCGCGAGGGCCTCAACCAGCACGTCCTGGACAACGAGGGCGCCTTCCGCTCGACGCTGGAGAAGCTGTACGACCTGCCG contains these protein-coding regions:
- a CDS encoding aspartate aminotransferase family protein — protein: MIVSTDSSKEPSDLSRSAYDHLWMHFTRMSSYENSPVPTIVRGEGTHIYDDKGKRYLDGLAGLFVVQAGHGRVELAEAAFKQAQELSFFPVWSYAHPKAVELAERLADEAPGDLNKVFFTTGGGEAVETAWKLAKQYFKLIGKPTKYKVISRAVAYHGTPQGALSITGLPALKAPFEPLVPGAHKVPNTNIYRAPIHGDDPEAFGRWAADQIEQQILFEGPDTVAAVFLEPVQNAGGCFPPPPGYFQRVREICDQYDVLLVSDEVICAFGRLGTTFACDKFGYVPDMITCAKGMTSGYSPIGACIVSDRLAEPFYRGDNVFLHGYTFGGHPVSAAVAVANLDLFAREGLNQHVLDNEGAFRSTLEKLYDLPIVGDVRGNGFFYGIELVKDKHTKETFDDEETERVLYGFLSKKLYENGLYCRADDRGDPVVQLAPPLISDQGTFDEIEQILRATLSEAWTKL
- a CDS encoding adenosine deaminase; translation: MTDHLVTATAAPGRDPRAFIAGLPKAELHVHHVGSASPRIVSELAARHPDSRVPSDPEALADYFTFTDFAHFIDVYLSVVDLVRTPEDVRLLTFEVARELARQQVRYAELTITPFSSTRRGIDERAFMDAIEDARKAAESEFGTVLRWCFDIPGEAGLESAEETVRLATDDRLRPEGLVSFGLGGPEIGVPRPQFKPYFDRAIAAGLRSVPHAGETTGPETVWHALRDLRAERIGHGTSAARDPELLAHLAERRIALEVCPTSNIATRAVTTLDEHPIKEFVRAGVLVTVNSDDPPMFGTDLNHEYLIAARLLDLDERGLAELAKNAVEASFLDRPAKARLATEIDAYTTSWLAR
- a CDS encoding Lrp/AsnC family transcriptional regulator, with the protein product MHSDRVASRSAEPRDSRESKHGGGPHLDAVSLAIIEQLQEDGRRPYAAIGKAVGLSEAAVRQRVQKLLDQGVMQIVAVTDPLTVGFRRQAMVGVNVEGDVESVADALSAMDECEYVVMTAGSFDLMVEIVCEDDDHLLEVINRRIRAVPGVRSTESFVYLKLKKQTYMWGTR
- a CDS encoding NADAR family protein; translated protein: MNGTAGTIGSRETLVEALRADRRVKYLYFWGHRPLPDGRIGASCLSQWWPSPFTVDGARYATAEHWMMAAKARLFADPEAERRVLAAGHPAQAKEAGRLVRGFDEETWRRERFRVVVEGSVHKFAAHADLRAFLLGTGERVLVEASPVDRVWGIGLAATDERATDPEQWRGPNLLGFALMRARTRLREGSGPGLRSGVRGQ
- a CDS encoding glycerophosphodiester phosphodiesterase; this encodes MHHVTAVAHRGDPYRVRENTLASLRSALHRGADAVEFDVRLTRDGVPVLLHDETLKRLWEHDRPLRSLSWEEVRGLTDGGVPPLSDALSATEGSRALLDLPGAPHPRAVRRIVDVVREHGARDRVYYCAGAATMLAVRAADPSAEIALTLTTLAPPRAGLLEAIRPRWLNYRFSLVDRALADRVHRDGYLLSVWTPDTRRSMRRLLALGTDSITTNRIDILHTLRAGPPTAMNTQP
- a CDS encoding gamma-aminobutyraldehyde dehydrogenase; amino-acid sequence: MSTELRRLRNYIGGEFRDAADGRTTEVVNPVTGEAYATAPLSGQADVDAAMAAAAEAFPGWRDTTPAERQKALLKVADAFEERAEELIAAEVENTGKPIGLTRTEEIPPMVDQIRFFAGAARMLEGRSAGEYMEGLTSIVRREPVGVCAQVAPWNYPMMMAVWKFAPAIAAGNTVVLKPSDTTPASTVLLAEILGSVLPRGVFNVICGDRDTGRMMVEHETPAMASITGSVRAGMQVAEAASKDLKRVHLELGGKAPVVVFEDTDIAKAVEDISVAGFFNAGQDCTAATRVLVHESIHDEFVSALAQAAADTKTGLPDDEDVLFGPLNNPHQLKQVEGFIERLPAHARVEAGGKRVGDQGFFYAPTVVSGLKQDDEIIQKEVFGPVITVQTFADEDQAVEYANGVEYALASSVWTKDHSRAMRMSKKLDFGCVWINTHIPLVAEMPHGGFKKSGYGKDLSGYGFEDYTRIKHVMTSLDA
- a CDS encoding DUF4190 domain-containing protein — protein: MSDDAQVPEAPGSTAGGTPPHNPHDHDDVWAAPADSGAARAQPPQAPPRDVAPPMTQIDLGGQVAPGPPDSTGAVDPWALPEFDPPVSGAGPAGAPAAGSPPGASSVHEQQTMTSFPAQGDPTATPVPPARPWAGPGTPQAPVPPVGPGAAVPNPFAPPAADPLPPPPIAPDGPGQVPYGYPGGPQSGYGHPAPQPSGYGTPGYGAPDPGYHGWTGMAPLPSNGMGITGLVLGIISAVLFCFWPLAIGLGVMAVIFSALGRGKASRGEATNPGHALAGLICGAVGILLGTGFGALVLFTSSY